Within Paralichthys olivaceus isolate ysfri-2021 chromosome 14, ASM2471397v2, whole genome shotgun sequence, the genomic segment ATCAATCAGAATAAAGGTTtttatgaggaaaatgttttattcttcttcaGAGTAACAACAGggaataaaactgaaatgaaaataaagttttaaataaaattgaagtCTAATGAGACAATTAGTTAAATgtgagtttttatatttttatttttttcccatcaatttgtggaaacaaatatttatttagttcaaaacaaaataatttaatatgtttacacttttaaaatgatgtatcatcatttcatcatcatgtCAAACAGTCAAtgtgaaaatgataaaatacaaaaaacattaatgtgATCAAAATAATTcgatttttcaaaatataaaactcaACAATTATATGAGATAAAGatttaccatttaaaaaaagaattagatgaaaaaaatcagataTTGAAATGATGTGGATGCTGAAGATGTCTGATCTGTGCAGGACGGTGTTCACCTCCCaccagctggaggagctggagaaagctTTTCACGAGGCTCATTATCCAGATGTTTACGCCCGAGAGATGCTCGCCATGAAGACAGAGCTGCCGGAGGACAGGATACAGGTGAGACACGCCCCCAGCAACTCACCAGTTATCACCAGGTATCACCAGTTATCACCAGGTATCACCAGTTATCACCAGGTATCACCAGGTATCACCAGTTATCACCAGGTATCACCAGTTATCACCAGTTATCACCAGTTATCAGCAGTTATCACCAGGTATCACCAGTTATCACCAGTTATCACCAGTTATCACCAGTTATCAGCAGTTATCACCAGGTATCACCAGTTATCACCAGTTCAGGAAGTTTTGAACAAAGtgaactttgacttttctctgttgatttgataaaagaagaagaaaatagtgTCTCTCAACAAGGTCAGGGACCTTCAGAGGGTTACGGACCTTCTGAGGGTCAGGGACCTTCAGAGGGTCAGGGACCTTCTGAGGGTCAGGGACCTTCAGAGGGTTACGGACCTTCAGAGGGTTACGGACCTTCTGAGGGTCAGGGACCTTCTGAGGGTCAGGGACCTTCTGAGGGTCAGGGACCTTCTCAGGGTCAGGGACCTTCTGAGGGTCAGGGACCTTCAGAGGGTCAGGGACCTTCTCAGGGTCAGGGACCTTCTGAGGGTCAGGGACCTTCAGAGGGTCAGGGACCTTCTGAGGGTCAGGGACCTTCTGAGGGTCAGGGACCTTCAGAGGGTTACGGACCTTCTGAGGGTCAGGGACCTTCTGAGGGTCAGGGACCTTCAGAGGGTTACGGACCTTCAGAGGGTCAGGGACCTTCAGAGGGTTACGGACCTTCTGAGGGTCAGGGACCTTCTGAGGGTCAGGGACCTTCTGAGGGTCTGAAAATAACAGGAAGAAAAGACTCTTCATCTTGAACCAGAGCTTTCACCACATCTCCCTGTCATCAACGAGCAATTACAATTATCCACATGAGAcaaattctgtttttaatattttgatgaATTCGTTCATCTGAGAATCGAAACCATTGAAACACATTGATTTCTATCTCTTACTGCATTTGATCAGTGAATGTGAAGACATATTGTTTATTACATTGTATTAAAATATGTTGAATGttatttcatctctctctcaggtCTGGTTTCAGAACCGTCGGGCGAAGTGGCGGAAGCGTGAGAAGTGTTGGGGTCGCAGCAGCGTCATGGCGGAGTACGGCCTCTACGGGGCGATGGTGAGACATTCCATCCCGCTGCCCGAGTCCATCCTCAACTCCGCGAAGAACGGCATGATGGGATCCTGCGCCCCCTGGCTGCTCGGTGAGCCGCATGCACGTCAGTGCCACGCACACGCACCACACCACGCATCAatacaaacccacacacactgtttacatACATGTTGCATCATGTGACCTGAAGTCAGCTGagttcattatatttatattcatcagtcacatgagGAAACACGGTTTCATCAGTTAATGTCGTAATTAAATTAGTTTACATgatgataaatatattatttatatttacatgatgataattaaattaatttacattATGATAAATACATGATAagagtttattttaaattcaagattcaagggtttattgtcagatgcacaacaattacattttagttTAATTGTGAGTGAAAGTTTATATCTCTGATTTCAAGTCTGATTTACAAGTGGTGTATGgggtcatgtgacatcacatgtTATTATAAACATACAATGTTCAgatcatgatgtttaaatcaGGGCCGTAACCAAGATGCTGTGGGTCCAAAGGTCCCCTGAGGGCCcccagtttatttatttcactgtttattttaatgaaaaattaGAATAATTCTCCgacacatttcaaaaaaagaaatcccttgtttatttgtttatttgttcatgatatataaaatataattttcactGGAAGGTTCCATGGCTGTCGATGAAGTCATGTTGTAAAGATAAaacagacatatatatatatatatatcatatatattataattccATATGATAATGAGCTGGGAGTCGATCAGACTGGACTGAATCTCTGTCTCCGCCTCTCTTTTCTCAGGAATGCACAAGAAATCTTTAGAAATGTCCAAAAAATGTTCCAGCCCTCCAGCGTCTGACTCCGCCCGCTCGGACTCCTTCAACCTGGTGGAGCGACGGGGCAGCGAGATCCGGGAGGTGGAGCAAAGGGAGGAGCtgttggaggaagaggaggagctggaggaggaagtggcCATCGACCTGTCCAGCTCTTCAAAACAGCATCacgaggaaggagggaggagcgTCTCCTCACCGCGGCGACAGAGCGGCGGCGAGTCGGACGAACACAGCTGAAGGTTGATCTGAAGTTATGTTTTAGAGACACAGGGACTTGATTGGCTCGTGGAGCAACGGCAATCATTGAACAGACATGACATCATTTGTTACTATGCAAAGTCTGTAACTGAACATGGTTACGTCACGTCAGAGTTGTTGTAATTgaattcacttttttatttaactttcaaCATGAAGCATATTAATTATTGAATTTAACAGATTTTGTGGAAAATATGATCTAATATTTCAGTGCTAGTATTTTAGAACGGTAATCCACTTGAGCATGCTAAACTACTAGCTTATGACCcatattttttcagtttgtaatcaaacatttattggTTCTTTAGAATGAAATGTTAGCCTGCTAGTGCTAATTCAATAAATGGTAGTAATATTACCATATGCtaattttttatttccagaatCTTTACTGGTATGTGGAAATTTTAGCATTCTTGTAGTATGCTAACATAGTATTCTTTAGATAATACTTATCTTtctaatgaaattaaatgaagaaGATTTGCATACTAAAGCTAATGAAATAAGTAGCTAACAACACTCTTGGATGTTTTTGAAACCAGTGAAATTAACATAGAAAAATTAATTGATTtactgtttgaatgttttagTACGGGTGAGAATGTCGGACTGAgagttctgtgttttctgttggaCGATGTAAATGAaaagtctctgtctgtgtcttcatCATCGTTTTGTCCTGAACGTATGTTTTATATCTGTGATTCTGAAAATGagaatatttaatgttatattCCTGATGGTGTTcgactgcagctctgtgaatgaatgtaatttaaatgtaatattttaaaaagttggtttattattatgtgTCTGTACAGGTTCAGCAGGtggtgaataaaaaacaaagtatttttgGAGAAGTGGCATATTTACCATTTACCTACTTTAATTTCTCATTAGCAGCACAGACTCTGCAGGGTATTTgaattcaggtttaattcatCAGGATTAATGAAACCAGACATGTCCAGATTTAGTATCATTTATTTTTcgtatttttaaaatattagtAACCTGGCCTTTATTATGTATATTCAGATTAATCTGAAGCTTGTTCCATTGaaataggaaacaaactctCTGATCTCATTAAAGTTGTTGCAATTTGTTAGTTTATAATTTCAGCTCGTAGTGTTTCTACGACCTACAGAGGAGGTAACTCCACCTTTAATCATGTGACCTATAATAATTCAACTGACAGCCATCTCTTCATCAAGTCATCCAGAggaaacacatttgtgtttttcaaatacatgtatttatttgattcaGTGGAGCAGTGCTTTTACTCTGAAGGAGTAAAACGTCACTTCCTTAACCCGCAGGTTTCCCTTTAGCCGTTTGTGTGCTAAGCTAACCTGTAGCTTATTCTTCACCATGGTTGATTTAATCACTTTTAAAAACCAGGTGAAGATCATCGTTAATAACTTGACTCAGACGCTGATGACGCAGATTTTTACTGCGGCTGAACAAACGACGTTAAAACAACAAAGTCCCGAGGCTCAGGTAAGCTAACAGCTACCTAACAGCTAACAGCGGCTAACAGAGACTAACAGCTAACAGAGGCTAACAGCTACCTAACAGCGACTAACAGCTAACAGCggctaacagcagctaacagAGACTAACAGCTAACAGAGGCTAACAGAGACTAACAGAGGCTAACAGCTACCTAACAGCGACTAACAGCTAACAGAGGCTAACAGCggctaacagcagctaacagAGACTAACAGCAGCTAACAGAGACTAACAGCTAACAGAGACTAACAGCGGCTAACAGAGACTAACAGAGACTAACAGCGGCTAACAGAGACTAACAGCTAACAGAGACTAACAGCGGCTAACAGAGACTAACAGCGGCTAACAGAGACTAACAGCAGCTAACAGCGGCTAACAGAGACTAACAGCGGCTAACAGAGACTAACAGAGACTAACAGCGGCTAACAGAGACTAACAGCGGCTAACAGAGACTAACAGAGACTAACAGCGGCTAACAGAGACTAACAGCGGCTAACAGAGACTAACAGAGACTAACAGCGGCTAACAGAGACTAACAGCGGCTAACAGAGACTAACAGCAGCTAACAGCGGCTAACAGAGACTAACAGCGGCTAACAGAGACTAACAGCAGCTAACAGAGACTAACAGCAGCTAACAGCTACCTAACAGCGACTAACAGCTAACAGAGGCTAACAGAGACTAACAGCGACTTCAATATAAGTTCGGATGAAACATGAAGTTTTATTGACGTGGTTCATCTCAGTGATGATTataatttttattattcacCTCACATTTGGACTTTTTCTACATGaacctgttgtttgtgtttgtccactcgctcactgagaaggttccagatgttttctctcatggactcactctgacattttacagatgttttactagaggctgcaggagaagatccagaacatgtccccagacactgactcagacatttgttgtCACAGacagaacctgcagaacatgtctggaacacgtcaggaatatgtgaggaacatgtgaggaataTGTGAGGAACACTTCAGGAATATGTGAGGAACATgcgaggaacatgtcaggaacacgtcaggagattatctgaaGTTCAGTGCAAAAGCAGCTTTGTGACTGCTCATATTATTTCAGGACAAACTGGGAGCTCTGGTTGACGCTCTGTGTGTCGAAGCTGTGGAGAAAATCATGCAGATTGTTGAGGCGGCTGTTGAGCAGCAGGACGAGACTCCAGGAGGCCAGAGTGATCGTCCTCAGTCTGATGTGATGCAGACAAAGATACATGAAGGTGAGTTTTTATCTCTAACAAACCAAATAGGAAGAATGAGGAGACTGAACCTTCGTCACATCAATATCCTGGGTTTGATACCAATTACAGAGATAATTTCTGGAGTCTCTAAACCTTGGCTGACGTCCAGAGTGACCCCGTCTCTCGCCTGGTGTCACGGCCGAGAGACTCAGACTGAACTGAAGTGGAAGTTTTCATCTGATTCACACTCACACGTCTCTGCTGCCAATGTCACAGTTTATTTTCACTGAGGACGATGAGGAAGCAGCTGGAAACAAAACCAGACATCACCTTGAATGAAGTTCAAACTTGGGTTTGATGCTGTGACTCTTCAGTTGTGGATGAGGATTCTCAGATGGTTCTGAACGACTCAGCTACAGGAAGAAGGATTTCTCTCTACTTAACGGTGATGTTTCTAATGTGTGTTTCAGTTGAGGACGTTGGTGGTGAACAAACCTACATCCTGGTTTACGGGTCAGTGAGTGAATCCACACAACATTCAGAGAatcagagaagagaaaacaaccCTGAACTGTCAACTGTTTCCTGTTCTCAGAGCGCTGCTGTCGACTCCAAGTGTCTGCTGGTCTCCCTGCAGGGCAGCGCCGATGCTGGTGGTGAGTTTACCTGAGAGATaaaacacgtaaacacacaaCTGTCTCCCACTAGAGGTCTCTCTGACAGAACAATGACTAAAGATTCACTTCAGTAAAAACTCTGAATAAAGCAGCGTCATGTTaaactcagtgtttctctgacgAGTCGAGCTGCCGCTAACGTTTTAAAAAGTTTATCACGACAATGTGACTTCAAACTGGATAAAAAGTCACTTTTGACTTTTCAGACATACACAAAGAGGATATGACGCCACCAACAGGTGACCAAAGGAAACACACCGTTACCTACATTAGAACTATAGAGTCAGCCATCTTGTGagcacacagtgaaaacagagacatCAGTGCCCTCTGGTGACCTGTGTCACATTTATGGATGTAGAGATTAGTCCTCTGATTCTTGAATTTACGGATAATCTCAGATTATAGATGCATATAAATCCTTTGGTTAGGAACTTCTGATCGATGTTATTGATAAATAATCTGTCGGTTTAAGTTTACGTCCTCGATGACCCTGAGTAACCTCTGCTTTCATAGGTGAAGATAAAACCACTGAGGTCCCAGGTGAAGTGACGACTCTCACTCACTCCGCCCCCGCTGATTTCCCCGACCACAAGTACGCTCAGCCGTCCTCTCCTCCGCCCGGCGcccctgcagcagaggagggctCAGTGCCTGCAGCTCACAGCAGGAAGCAGCGCCGCAGTCGTAGgaataaagacacaaacacagcgacTGCTCAGTCACAAGAGATTCACTACGAGTGTTCACAGTGTGGGATGTTGTTTCCAAACTCAGAGCGACTCTCCGACCACCACAGGAAGTCTCACCCTCTGTGTTCGGTGTGCAGGGAGCAGTTCACCGGCATCCTGAAGCTACGTGAGCACGAGAGCAAAGAGCATGGGCTGCTGCCGTACACCTGCGACTACTGTCCGAAGAGATTCAACCACAAAGCTCATCGCAACCTGCACGTGAAGGCGCGTCACACGGGAGAAAAAAGTTGCCACTGCGACGTCTGCGGGAAGGGTTACTCCTGCGTCAGCGTGCTGAAGACGCACAGGATGACGCACTTCGACAAGACCTTTATCTGCGACGTCTGCGGGAAGAGCTTCTATCACGCCTGCCACCTGACGCGTCACAAACTTGTGCACCAGGATGTGCAGCCGTATCAGTGCTCCACCTGCGGGAAAGGCTTCACCCAGGCCGCCAACCTGCGCAGCCACCAAGCGATCCACATTGGAGAGCGGCAGCTCTGCTCCATCTGCGGGAAGAGCTACCGCTGCCTGAAGAACCACGTCATCAGCAAACACTCGCAGGAGCTGACCGCTGACGAGCTGCTGGCCAGAGACGCCATCATCACCTGTGAGGTCTGCGGCAAGAAGTTCCCCAACCTGTCACAGTTCAAGGTTCATCAGAGGAGCCACACAGGGGAGAAACCGTTCCATTGTGACCTGTGTGGGAAGAGTTACCGTCTGAAGGAGCGGCTGAGGGACCACAGATACACGCACAGCGGCGAAAAGCCCTACAGCTGCTCGCTCTGCGCCAAGACCTTCAACATGGCTTCCAGCTTCTTGCGGCACCGCAGCATCCACAGTGGAGAGACGCCGCACAGCTGCCACACCTGCGGCAAACACTTCCGCCTCCTCACCTTCCTCAAGGCTCATCTGCAGACCAAGGCTCACCTGAGACGCACTCAGCAGAGGCCggctcctctgacctctgaccagCAGGTTACATgaccaaaagtatgtggacactctgacctgctccatCACATCATGAAAACTGAGTTTTCAGCAgataattctgtgtgtgtgtgtctgtcttctctTGGTCAGATCATCAGGTATTAACAGTCaaagtaatctgattacatcaGGTTAATAAATTCATTTCCTCaaacctgaaaacaaactgatgcgtcttcatcactttatttttgtgtttttcacttcTGCTGTTTcgatcatttgttttctgttgcttcagtttttcatattttttagtTGTAGTttgtaaattaatatttttttcaagatGAATCAATGAAGTTAATAGTTCAAATTATATTTGGTGCTtgtaagaaaataatttagcagttgattctgttttattttagtttgaaccATTCAAGGTTCATTTACAGGCTTTAGTTCCAGAGCTTTCGGGTGAAACAGTCTGAACGAGTCAGTGAGTTTGAGTCCAGATATTTGATGCCGACAGTTGCAGGACAACTGATGAGGACAGTGTGGTCCCTGGAAAGCTGTGGAACAAGTATGTGAGTAAACTGTTTAAGTTTAAACCAGTTCAAGCTGATTCAATCTGCACTTCCTGTGTGTACCTACAGGGGGCAGTGTGGGTTACCTGTTAGAGGTTTTCTGAATTGCTAAAACACCATTTCCTGTTGTGTGAATCCGTTGCTCCGTTGTCTGAACTCAGTCACTGAATTGAGCATCATTTTGACTGAACCATAAACTATCCTCACCCAGTGAAACACTATCTGCAGGTCTCAGTCTTTCCTCTTTCAAAACTCTGAACACATTCtcatgcaataaaacacagagagagtctCTGTGATGCACTTGTGACGCATAACGGTGAAAACCAGCggcaaaatatgaacacaagTGAAACACACGTGTCATCCATTGAACACAACGATTCAAACTTGATCacacttgtttctcttcatgtcgTGACAACATGAAAACCAATATAAGTTCAGAGTGCAGCAGGTTGGTCCTGCAAGCTCATGACAACAAtggatcagagacacagaggacgagtgtgtgtaagaggaggtagaggcggaggacaagaaggaggaagaggaagaggagggagatgaagaggaagaagaagaagaggagggagatgaagaggagggagaggaagacgaagagAGGCAATTTCCAATGGCGTTACAGTAATATAacactgtgtgctgctgtaAGCAGCCGGGGTGTTCTTCACCATCGTGCCACTCAGGCCATGTACTGGAACACCCAGCACCTTCTCACCTTTCTTGGTCTTAGAGATGAGTTGTCTGCAatgaacagcaggaacatgagaTGATGGAGCGGAATATTGATGTTATGATTTGGGACAATGTTAGTTTTCGCCGTGCTGTCCAAGTCAGAGAATGGTTCAATATGAATCAGAATATCATTACAGTAACCTCTACCTGCCACCGTACTCTCCCTTCAATGCAACAGAGGAGTTTTCCTCCACTTGGAGATGGAAGGTGTACGAGCGACAGCCCTTCACCAGACTCACAGTAATCTTCTCGAGGCCATGGAACGAGCCTGTGATGACACTGGTGAGGAGAAGTGTCAGGGCTGGGTACGGCACACGAGGGTTTTTTCCCCCGTTGCCTCTCAAGGGCAAATATAACgtgtgatgtggatgaagagCTGTGGCCTGACCCAGCCCAAAGACAGGATGACGCTCAACGAAGCTCAATGATCAACTGTGTAAAGTTCTTTATTGTGACCAATGAACATTTCTCCATGAGCAACAGGCCTCGACCActgtgttttcaagtttttgttgcagtgtttgatgACAGCTCAGCAGTTTTTCTATTGTGACCGATTCGTCTGACAACATTGTTCAGGTCTGAGCACATGTGAAACTATTCTGAGGCGATGGTGTGGTTCTGCAAAAAGAATCCGAGGTTTTGTGAGAGTAGTTTGAgaaaagagttttgtgtttagaattctgagaaaaggaggattcaaaaaatgtgttttaacaattgtgaaaaactgtaaaataatttaCATGTTTCTGCTCCTCAGATTTTTAGTTTTCAACTTTTTAAAGTCACAACTTTATCATCACATGAATCTGTTCACACCTGTCGTTACATCCCGAACTTTTCATTCAAACAacagatttacacatttttaaagtcAACTAACAGTCTGTAGTTAATCACGAGTCACTGGACATCAGGACCCGTTATTCTAGTTTATGTAAAATCATGAGGTCGCAAAATAAAACTGGTGGTTTTGGTTCAGTTGTCATTTGTCTTAGTTTAACGTGGAAAACTTCTGtgctttattatttaataatcatTTCAATGAACtggtaaataataatgaaaatctaAATGATGGGTCAGTGAGTCACAAACTGAAGTTTGAGGAAGTTTctagaaacattttcattttggcaCCAAACTTCCTCCATAGATCACCTGAGCTCACCTGGGGGtgagggggagggtgagggtgggggtgggggtgagggtgagggtgggggtgtGTTACTGAAGACAGTCTGGACCCAAAGGACCAACATGGCCGCTCACACCAGAGGGGCCCGGTTCTTCAGGAGCCTGCTGAGCCGGTGCAGGACCCCGGGGGGCGGCTGCCGGTCTCCTGTGGCGGCAGCCGGCACGTGGAGCTCCGGGCTGTCCCACCTGTCTCACCCGGACCTGTACCGGCTCTCGATCACGGACCCGGATCAGTTCTGGGGAGCCGCCGCTGACAGACTCCGCTGGATGGAGCCTTTCCACCGGGTACAGGACTGCGACCTGAGCCGCGGGAGGATCCGCTGGTTCCTGGGAGGAAAGATCAACGTGTCCGGTGAGTCACCTGAAAGCTCCGGTCAGAGTGACGTCATACTGCAGCACCATCATCAATGTGctgtttttaatatgtatttaatttgtaaatgATAAGAAACAAATGACGAGATGTTGAGTTCACTGTCAGAAGCAAACTTCACGTTTCAATTTCTATTTAAGTCCCAAAGAACGAATCCTCAGTTTATGTGTTAATgatgaattcattcattcattcaagaCGTTTCTACAACAGGAAACCGagccacagaacatgtaaacatttaGTGTGAAGTCATCAGATCAAAGGTCTTTTAAACCACTTTGTATGGGCGGGGCCTCAACAGAGCCTCAGATGACTTCAGCAGTATTAGCATAGATAGATGTGGTGGAGTACAAGTATGAAGTCTAGTACTGAGTACTAAATACTAGTTATATTCCACTGAAATATAGTAAAACGTTGACCTGAGACTGCTTCAGTGTGAACCACGTGATTGGCTGAAATGTTGGATGTAAATCTTCAATGTTGTTTCACAGGAgaagtttttttcttcatttccatAATGAAtctgtgtgaaaacagaaagaaagaaatccagTTTATTCTCATAatctttaattttctctctgtcctctgttgtttttctctcacgGATAATAATCCAATAATATTCTAATAACGACAGCGTTGTGATCTGATATCTGACGGATTATTGTTTAAACCTGCTGCGTGAGACTCAAACAAGATCTTCAGAGGAAAATCCATTGTTTGGATTTGAGTTCAGTCAGAGGTTTCTGTGAGGACAGACTCCAGAGGACACGACCGGCAAGATTtatattcttttgttttcttacatgaATTTACTCCGAGTTTCAGCCTTGAAGTTCACATTCGTTATTCAGGGTTTGTATGAGAGCTGAAAACCCTGAGCAGGTTCCACCTCACAGGATCAATTATATCTggacacagatatatatatatatatatatatatatatatatatgtgtgtgtatatatatgtgcatatatgtatatatgtatatatgtatatatgtatatatgtagtGGATCCAGAATAAAGTCCGGATGAATTAGTGTCATCAGATGAATCTTATGTTGAAACCACAGTGAGAAGTTCTTCTGACTCTGCGTCCATCTGTCTCAGTGAACTGTCTGGACGTCCATGTTGACAAACATCCGGACCGAGTGGCTCTGATCTGGGAGCGGGACGAACCCGGCACTGAGGTGAAGGTCACATACAGGTACGAACATCTGGAATCATCTGCACCAGTGATAAGGTCC encodes:
- the LOC109645085 gene encoding zinc finger protein 627-like isoform X2; amino-acid sequence: MVDLITFKNQVKIIVNNLTQTLMTQIFTAAEQTTLKQQSPEAQDKLGALVDALCVEAVEKIMQIVEAAVEQQDETPGGQSDRPQSDVMQTKIHEVEDVGGEQTYILVYGSVSESTQHSENQRRENNPELSTVSCSQSAAVDSKCLLVSLQGSADAGGEDKTTEVPGEVTTLTHSAPADFPDHKYAQPSSPPPGAPAAEEGSVPAAHSRKQRRSRRNKDTNTATAQSQEIHYECSQCGMLFPNSERLSDHHRKSHPLCSVCREQFTGILKLREHESKEHGLLPYTCDYCPKRFNHKAHRNLHVKARHTGEKSCHCDVCGKGYSCVSVLKTHRMTHFDKTFICDVCGKSFYHACHLTRHKLVHQDVQPYQCSTCGKGFTQAANLRSHQAIHIGERQLCSICGKSYRCLKNHVISKHSQELTADELLARDAIITCEVCGKKFPNLSQFKVHQRSHTGEKPFHCDLCGKSYRLKERLRDHRYTHSGEKPYSCSLCAKTFNMASSFLRHRSIHSGETPHSCHTCGKHFRLLTFLKAHLQTKAHLRRTQQRPAPLTSDQQVT
- the LOC109645085 gene encoding zinc finger protein 627-like isoform X1, translating into MSPDTDSDICCHRQNLQNMSGTRQEYDKLGALVDALCVEAVEKIMQIVEAAVEQQDETPGGQSDRPQSDVMQTKIHEVEDVGGEQTYILVYGSVSESTQHSENQRRENNPELSTVSCSQSAAVDSKCLLVSLQGSADAGGEDKTTEVPGEVTTLTHSAPADFPDHKYAQPSSPPPGAPAAEEGSVPAAHSRKQRRSRRNKDTNTATAQSQEIHYECSQCGMLFPNSERLSDHHRKSHPLCSVCREQFTGILKLREHESKEHGLLPYTCDYCPKRFNHKAHRNLHVKARHTGEKSCHCDVCGKGYSCVSVLKTHRMTHFDKTFICDVCGKSFYHACHLTRHKLVHQDVQPYQCSTCGKGFTQAANLRSHQAIHIGERQLCSICGKSYRCLKNHVISKHSQELTADELLARDAIITCEVCGKKFPNLSQFKVHQRSHTGEKPFHCDLCGKSYRLKERLRDHRYTHSGEKPYSCSLCAKTFNMASSFLRHRSIHSGETPHSCHTCGKHFRLLTFLKAHLQTKAHLRRTQQRPAPLTSDQQVT
- the LOC109645085 gene encoding zinc finger protein 627-like isoform X3; protein product: MSGTRQEYDKLGALVDALCVEAVEKIMQIVEAAVEQQDETPGGQSDRPQSDVMQTKIHEVEDVGGEQTYILVYGSVSESTQHSENQRRENNPELSTVSCSQSAAVDSKCLLVSLQGSADAGGEDKTTEVPGEVTTLTHSAPADFPDHKYAQPSSPPPGAPAAEEGSVPAAHSRKQRRSRRNKDTNTATAQSQEIHYECSQCGMLFPNSERLSDHHRKSHPLCSVCREQFTGILKLREHESKEHGLLPYTCDYCPKRFNHKAHRNLHVKARHTGEKSCHCDVCGKGYSCVSVLKTHRMTHFDKTFICDVCGKSFYHACHLTRHKLVHQDVQPYQCSTCGKGFTQAANLRSHQAIHIGERQLCSICGKSYRCLKNHVISKHSQELTADELLARDAIITCEVCGKKFPNLSQFKVHQRSHTGEKPFHCDLCGKSYRLKERLRDHRYTHSGEKPYSCSLCAKTFNMASSFLRHRSIHSGETPHSCHTCGKHFRLLTFLKAHLQTKAHLRRTQQRPAPLTSDQQVT
- the LOC109645085 gene encoding zinc finger protein 135-like isoform X4; the protein is MQIVEAAVEQQDETPGGQSDRPQSDVMQTKIHEVEDVGGEQTYILVYGSVSESTQHSENQRRENNPELSTVSCSQSAAVDSKCLLVSLQGSADAGGEDKTTEVPGEVTTLTHSAPADFPDHKYAQPSSPPPGAPAAEEGSVPAAHSRKQRRSRRNKDTNTATAQSQEIHYECSQCGMLFPNSERLSDHHRKSHPLCSVCREQFTGILKLREHESKEHGLLPYTCDYCPKRFNHKAHRNLHVKARHTGEKSCHCDVCGKGYSCVSVLKTHRMTHFDKTFICDVCGKSFYHACHLTRHKLVHQDVQPYQCSTCGKGFTQAANLRSHQAIHIGERQLCSICGKSYRCLKNHVISKHSQELTADELLARDAIITCEVCGKKFPNLSQFKVHQRSHTGEKPFHCDLCGKSYRLKERLRDHRYTHSGEKPYSCSLCAKTFNMASSFLRHRSIHSGETPHSCHTCGKHFRLLTFLKAHLQTKAHLRRTQQRPAPLTSDQQVT
- the LOC109645085 gene encoding zinc finger protein 135-like isoform X5 — encoded protein: MVLNDSATGRRISLYLTVMFLMCVSVEDVGGEQTYILVYGSVSESTQHSENQRRENNPELSTVSCSQSAAVDSKCLLVSLQGSADAGGEDKTTEVPGEVTTLTHSAPADFPDHKYAQPSSPPPGAPAAEEGSVPAAHSRKQRRSRRNKDTNTATAQSQEIHYECSQCGMLFPNSERLSDHHRKSHPLCSVCREQFTGILKLREHESKEHGLLPYTCDYCPKRFNHKAHRNLHVKARHTGEKSCHCDVCGKGYSCVSVLKTHRMTHFDKTFICDVCGKSFYHACHLTRHKLVHQDVQPYQCSTCGKGFTQAANLRSHQAIHIGERQLCSICGKSYRCLKNHVISKHSQELTADELLARDAIITCEVCGKKFPNLSQFKVHQRSHTGEKPFHCDLCGKSYRLKERLRDHRYTHSGEKPYSCSLCAKTFNMASSFLRHRSIHSGETPHSCHTCGKHFRLLTFLKAHLQTKAHLRRTQQRPAPLTSDQQVT